A region from the Mucilaginibacter sp. CSA2-8R genome encodes:
- a CDS encoding putative Ig domain-containing protein, which translates to MDKRLLFTFFFSLVFVNFSYAQTNVSGALTANTTWTKAKSPYIITGDVNVPAGFTLTIEPGVTVERKSQSQILINGALTAIGNKSDSIIFKNTSSPSAFFLDFQKADLSTSTLSFISFKGDGVGINNLRVGNETSASPTTSRNTGSLTVSNANLSKSYITTNGYKATARLELTGCLAIESTFRSSSTDAEPINISNSQIYNSSIISDSQTGGINLSKSFSRGCTFFVGCCDAGLSLDNCKIENSFIINSSNLTSNATGKVSIINTILLNTPISTTTNTYAIKNSKFIATKPLLDKNGYNPLFLVDVGPVSIENSEISAVRDLKISGINIGKSPTVAGVVTLKNSLFNGLLNSITTNNAAVDYQINRNNFLEPKGFAIRGFNLNQIAADNNFYELESGRQVSDAVYENTNPKGKITYLPILNSPSTTAPVSAPDNVVKNYANGGMKISWVKNSSTNIKGYKIYWGFIDAFTYEHSAEVKATDSTYTINKVSNTETVAVTAFNTNADGVDDQVDGSESWYAIAVWPSPIIKSFAPKTAGFDFKVTIDGYNFDNVTKVSFGAVSATNFNIVSPTRVVATVGNARNGNVTVTNSFGSYDKEGFVYRAGPTIISVKPAPATSGLKIGINGSDLLETNAVSISGVPVTQFVVVSSKLIVATVPDGVKSGTVTVATPFGKSSSDGFEYMQSPVISYQAPSNFEAGTTITSLTPSNKGGVVAASNYGNTITVAGNGQATSSDGYSTSASFYNPVGITADEQGNLYVTDQNPGKIRVITPIGNVTTLAGNIPGSEDGVGAAAGFYSPIGITVGQDGNIYVVDQGTSRIRKITRDGTVSTLAGSRTAGSTNGTGTSASFNQPVGIASGPDGNLYVADYGNNLIRKVTLDGVVTTFAGNGTAGSTNGTGSAVSFFRPAGIAVDTDGNVFVSEAIGNVIRKITPSGIATTFAGSGRSSYADGVGTQASFSQPYGLTIDKAGTLYVADRSTSTIRAISPQRVVKTIAGSWTGNSGNANGVGNNALFSQPTGVTYAAGKIYVTDWGNKLIRSIDVTGYTISPEPPPGLSFDNKTGTLSGTPATLLAATDYFITAANIVGAGATTLNLSVKLPQAPKIAYGSSTPFVINTPIAPLSPNNTGGPVNDANTFTQVFSGGGSGSGFADGDANTARFANASGISADQKGNFYVADTYNNRIRFISANGSVTTLAGSGLSGSANGSGAAASFNGPTDVAVAASGIFVVDAGNKKIRWVIPSGVVTTYAGSGTNASTDGAPTSASFSDPRYIAADDNGNLYVSETAAGKIRKISNTAYVTTLASNLNQPKGLAVDAVGNIYVAESGNNQIRKITPTGTTSVFVATNTDASKSFFSPSYVTIDEEGNLFVTDQSSYVARKVTTNGSVETLPAFNPTASPVTAIFPNGITYADGTLYITENGRIKKVSINGYRLSPALPSGLVFDKITGIISGTPTVLSAQKEYTVTATNAGGSSSTKVTIAVNATPPLPQITGIKGDPYEGQVISIAGKNFELTSAVMFGSKPAASFKVISPTLIEAVLGNGESGDITVQTPNGKAILSGFNFVSKPVITSVSPMTGGRATTITITGTGITNFTDITIGGVKPVTVRADRLLTQLMVGLGDGGSGDIIITTAAGTVTYPGFKYTSPIIKSITPLNARAADTVTVKGSNLNDVKSININGYNVKSFTVLSDSVMFFIPGRVTAGQLQIVGNTGTVQPRDFRFIAGPVIDNFTPTTAGSERRLTGGAWNNIYISGDFLDGATAVTIGGTPAASFSVSNRYSILATVPEIIKNDGRITVTTPLGTTTATGFRFIPRPQITVDGPTTFAKGKSVLLKASTGQGYTYQWVKGNFEIPGATGATYTATEGDYYSVNIAVDGWKDRSEAVLLTSVFNLPATNFKVVGTNITCKGQDNGVIAIKATELQNYSAFIRGPVSIGPSIFKDSLSVPGFPPGTYNVCITVTGQPDFRQCFDLVISEPKDLSVYASTDKASGMLTLALAGGNNYNVTLNGTVYKTSASSITVPLQSGSNKVTVTTDQPCQGTFEEYYVQTDKQLPYPNPFQDVIYVNLGEEIVSKATIKLYDVSTGALKLNQQFTAQSGVVRLDATALSMGVYSMHLMVDGKEKVYKLIKK; encoded by the coding sequence ATGGATAAACGTTTACTCTTCACTTTTTTTTTCTCTCTTGTTTTCGTAAATTTTAGTTACGCACAAACCAACGTTTCCGGAGCGTTAACTGCCAATACAACCTGGACTAAAGCTAAAAGCCCTTACATCATTACGGGTGACGTAAATGTCCCAGCAGGCTTCACCCTAACTATAGAACCGGGGGTTACCGTTGAAAGAAAAAGTCAATCGCAAATATTAATTAACGGGGCCTTAACCGCTATCGGTAATAAGTCTGACAGTATTATTTTCAAGAATACAAGTTCGCCGTCCGCTTTTTTTCTCGATTTTCAAAAAGCTGATTTAAGTACGTCAACTTTAAGTTTCATCAGCTTCAAAGGCGATGGTGTAGGTATAAACAACTTGCGTGTTGGCAATGAAACATCCGCCTCTCCCACAACTTCGAGAAATACAGGTTCACTGACGGTTTCCAACGCCAATCTTAGCAAAAGTTACATTACAACCAATGGTTACAAAGCAACTGCAAGATTAGAGTTAACAGGCTGCTTGGCTATTGAATCCACTTTCCGGAGTTCCTCAACCGATGCTGAGCCTATCAATATATCAAATTCTCAAATATATAATTCTTCAATTATCAGTGACTCCCAAACAGGCGGTATTAACTTAAGTAAGAGTTTTTCGAGAGGTTGTACTTTTTTTGTTGGATGTTGCGATGCAGGCCTAAGCTTAGATAACTGCAAGATTGAAAACTCCTTTATCATTAACAGTTCGAATTTAACTTCGAACGCAACCGGTAAAGTAAGCATAATCAATACAATCTTGCTTAACACACCAATATCCACTACAACGAATACCTATGCTATAAAAAATTCGAAATTTATCGCAACTAAGCCCCTACTTGACAAAAATGGATACAATCCATTGTTCTTAGTCGATGTGGGGCCTGTATCAATCGAAAACTCAGAAATATCAGCGGTCAGAGACCTTAAAATTAGTGGTATAAATATCGGCAAAAGTCCAACCGTTGCAGGTGTAGTCACACTAAAAAACAGTTTGTTCAACGGACTTTTAAACTCAATTACAACAAATAATGCCGCTGTTGACTATCAAATTAATCGTAACAATTTTCTGGAACCAAAAGGCTTTGCTATCAGAGGTTTCAATCTAAACCAAATTGCTGCAGACAATAATTTCTACGAATTAGAAAGCGGTCGGCAGGTTAGCGACGCAGTTTATGAAAATACCAACCCAAAAGGCAAAATCACCTATTTACCAATACTAAACTCGCCATCAACTACCGCACCCGTATCGGCCCCGGATAATGTGGTTAAAAACTACGCTAATGGAGGCATGAAAATCAGCTGGGTCAAAAATTCATCAACAAATATAAAAGGTTACAAAATTTATTGGGGATTTATTGACGCGTTTACCTATGAACATTCTGCTGAAGTAAAGGCGACGGACTCTACCTATACTATTAACAAGGTTTCAAATACTGAAACAGTTGCGGTAACGGCCTTTAACACCAACGCTGATGGTGTTGACGACCAAGTGGATGGCTCTGAGTCATGGTATGCAATTGCGGTATGGCCATCACCGATAATTAAATCTTTCGCACCAAAAACAGCCGGCTTTGATTTTAAGGTTACGATTGACGGATACAATTTTGACAATGTTACTAAAGTAAGCTTTGGCGCAGTATCCGCCACCAATTTTAATATAGTTTCACCGACAAGAGTTGTGGCTACTGTTGGAAATGCAAGAAACGGAAATGTAACGGTTACTAACAGTTTTGGAAGTTATGATAAAGAAGGTTTTGTTTACAGAGCCGGGCCGACAATTATCTCAGTGAAGCCTGCACCGGCTACATCCGGGCTGAAAATTGGAATAAACGGAAGCGATTTATTAGAAACAAATGCGGTATCCATTAGTGGTGTCCCGGTAACGCAGTTTGTCGTGGTTTCCTCAAAGCTTATTGTTGCAACTGTACCTGATGGAGTTAAATCAGGTACTGTTACTGTCGCAACACCTTTCGGCAAGAGTTCTTCGGATGGTTTTGAATACATGCAGTCGCCGGTAATCTCATACCAGGCACCATCAAATTTTGAGGCGGGTACAACAATAACATCACTTACACCCAGCAACAAAGGTGGCGTGGTAGCCGCATCAAATTACGGCAATACTATTACAGTAGCTGGTAATGGACAGGCTACCTCTTCTGATGGTTACAGCACATCGGCGAGCTTTTACAATCCTGTCGGCATTACCGCCGATGAACAGGGCAATCTGTACGTAACCGATCAAAATCCGGGTAAAATAAGGGTTATTACACCGATCGGTAATGTAACCACGCTGGCTGGCAACATTCCGGGTTCTGAGGATGGAGTTGGCGCTGCAGCCGGTTTCTACTCGCCAATTGGCATTACCGTAGGTCAAGACGGAAATATATACGTTGTTGACCAGGGTACGAGCCGTATTCGCAAAATTACACGTGACGGCACGGTGTCTACGCTTGCAGGTAGCAGAACAGCCGGATCTACTAACGGAACCGGAACATCAGCCAGTTTTAATCAGCCTGTCGGCATAGCTTCAGGGCCTGACGGCAATTTGTATGTTGCCGATTACGGCAACAATCTTATACGCAAGGTAACACTGGATGGCGTAGTGACCACATTTGCCGGTAACGGAACTGCCGGATCAACTAATGGCACGGGTAGCGCGGTCAGCTTTTTCCGTCCCGCAGGTATAGCCGTTGACACCGACGGAAACGTTTTTGTTAGCGAAGCTATCGGCAACGTAATTCGTAAAATTACACCATCCGGTATAGCAACCACATTTGCCGGCAGCGGCCGTTCTTCCTATGCTGACGGCGTTGGCACTCAAGCTAGTTTTTCGCAGCCATATGGCCTTACCATAGATAAAGCTGGGACGCTTTATGTTGCCGACCGCAGTACAAGTACCATCCGCGCTATTTCGCCCCAACGTGTTGTAAAAACTATCGCAGGTAGCTGGACAGGTAATAGTGGTAATGCAAATGGCGTAGGCAACAATGCATTATTTAGTCAGCCTACTGGCGTAACTTATGCTGCAGGGAAAATCTATGTAACCGATTGGGGCAACAAGCTTATCCGTTCAATAGATGTTACAGGTTATACCATAAGTCCCGAGCCGCCACCAGGTTTAAGCTTCGACAATAAGACCGGGACATTATCCGGAACGCCGGCAACGCTTTTAGCTGCTACCGATTATTTTATAACAGCTGCTAATATCGTCGGTGCAGGTGCAACAACTCTTAATTTATCAGTCAAATTGCCGCAAGCACCTAAAATTGCTTATGGCAGTTCAACGCCATTTGTCATCAATACCCCAATTGCCCCTTTGTCGCCCAACAACACTGGTGGCCCGGTTAATGATGCCAATACATTTACCCAAGTGTTTTCTGGCGGAGGCTCTGGTAGTGGCTTTGCCGACGGCGACGCAAATACCGCAAGATTTGCAAACGCCAGCGGTATATCTGCTGACCAAAAAGGCAATTTTTACGTGGCAGATACCTACAATAATCGCATCCGTTTTATAAGTGCTAATGGTTCTGTAACTACATTGGCAGGTAGCGGGCTTTCGGGCAGTGCAAACGGTTCGGGGGCAGCGGCAAGTTTCAATGGCCCAACAGACGTTGCAGTTGCTGCATCAGGTATTTTTGTAGTAGACGCCGGCAATAAAAAGATACGTTGGGTTATCCCAAGTGGAGTTGTGACCACCTACGCCGGCAGCGGAACAAATGCTTCGACAGACGGAGCGCCTACAAGTGCAAGTTTCAGCGACCCGAGATACATTGCAGCAGATGATAATGGAAATCTTTATGTTTCTGAAACCGCCGCAGGAAAAATACGTAAGATATCGAACACCGCTTACGTAACTACGTTAGCAAGCAATTTAAACCAACCTAAAGGTTTAGCGGTTGACGCTGTGGGTAACATCTACGTTGCCGAAAGTGGCAACAATCAAATACGCAAAATTACGCCTACCGGCACAACAAGTGTTTTCGTCGCAACTAATACTGATGCGTCTAAAAGCTTTTTTTCTCCTTCGTATGTTACCATCGACGAAGAAGGTAATCTTTTTGTAACAGATCAGAGCAGCTACGTTGCCCGGAAAGTTACTACCAATGGTAGTGTCGAAACTTTGCCCGCATTCAATCCAACAGCATCTCCGGTTACTGCTATTTTTCCGAATGGCATTACTTATGCAGACGGCACGCTGTACATTACCGAAAACGGTAGAATCAAAAAAGTATCCATCAATGGTTATCGCTTGTCGCCAGCTCTCCCTTCAGGTTTGGTATTTGACAAAATTACAGGTATTATCAGCGGTACGCCAACAGTTTTATCAGCGCAAAAAGAATACACGGTCACAGCAACAAACGCTGGAGGCAGCAGCTCAACCAAAGTTACTATTGCCGTTAATGCAACTCCTCCCCTGCCTCAAATTACCGGAATTAAAGGCGACCCGTACGAAGGACAAGTTATATCAATCGCAGGTAAAAATTTCGAATTAACGTCCGCTGTAATGTTTGGCAGTAAACCTGCAGCATCTTTTAAAGTGATTTCACCAACTTTAATCGAAGCAGTTTTAGGAAACGGCGAGAGCGGCGACATTACAGTGCAAACTCCTAATGGCAAAGCAATTTTATCCGGTTTTAATTTTGTTAGCAAACCTGTTATAACATCTGTGAGTCCAATGACTGGCGGTCGTGCGACTACAATAACCATTACTGGCACAGGCATAACTAACTTTACCGATATCACCATAGGCGGTGTAAAACCAGTCACCGTTAGAGCCGACAGATTGCTTACCCAATTAATGGTAGGACTGGGTGACGGAGGAAGCGGTGATATTATAATCACCACAGCAGCCGGAACTGTTACTTATCCGGGCTTTAAATATACAAGCCCTATCATCAAATCAATTACACCGCTTAATGCACGTGCGGCAGACACCGTGACAGTAAAGGGCAGTAACCTTAACGATGTAAAATCAATTAACATCAATGGTTACAACGTTAAATCATTTACTGTCCTGTCAGACTCAGTAATGTTTTTCATACCGGGCAGGGTAACTGCTGGCCAACTCCAGATAGTTGGGAATACTGGAACCGTACAGCCAAGAGATTTTAGATTTATTGCTGGACCTGTTATTGATAACTTTACGCCTACAACAGCAGGTTCTGAAAGAAGACTTACAGGAGGCGCATGGAATAATATCTACATTTCAGGAGACTTTTTAGATGGAGCAACAGCAGTAACCATTGGTGGCACACCGGCAGCTTCATTTAGTGTATCTAACAGGTATAGCATTTTGGCTACAGTGCCCGAGATAATTAAAAACGATGGCCGTATAACGGTAACTACGCCGTTAGGTACTACCACTGCAACCGGATTTAGATTTATACCCAGGCCTCAAATTACGGTTGACGGACCAACAACCTTTGCCAAAGGTAAAAGTGTATTATTAAAAGCCAGTACTGGTCAAGGTTATACTTACCAATGGGTGAAAGGAAATTTTGAAATCCCAGGTGCTACCGGTGCCACTTACACGGCAACCGAGGGCGATTACTACAGTGTTAACATTGCAGTTGATGGTTGGAAAGATCGTAGCGAAGCTGTACTACTGACTTCAGTATTTAATTTACCTGCTACAAATTTCAAAGTAGTTGGCACTAACATCACTTGTAAAGGTCAGGACAACGGTGTTATAGCCATCAAAGCAACCGAGCTGCAAAACTACAGCGCGTTTATCAGAGGGCCGGTTTCAATCGGGCCATCAATTTTTAAAGACAGTTTAAGTGTGCCGGGTTTTCCGCCAGGAACCTACAATGTTTGTATTACAGTAACCGGGCAACCCGACTTCCGTCAGTGCTTTGACCTCGTTATCAGCGAACCAAAAGACCTTTCGGTGTATGCCAGTACCGATAAAGCATCCGGGATGTTGACTCTGGCACTCGCTGGTGGAAATAATTATAACGTCACACTCAACGGCACGGTTTATAAAACCTCGGCCAGCAGCATCACAGTACCTTTACAGTCGGGTAGTAACAAAGTCACGGTAACAACCGACCAACCTTGCCAGGGCACGTTCGAAGAATATTATGTGCAAACTGATAAGCAGTTGCCTTACCCCAACCCTTTCCAGGACGTTATTTATGTTAACCTGGGCGAGGAAATAGTTAGCAAAGCGACCATCAAATTGTATGATGTAAGTACCGGAGCATTGAAGCTTAATCAGCAATTTACGGCACAGTCGGGTGTGGTACGCTTAGATGCGACAGCGTTAAGCATGGGCGTTTACTCGATGCATCTGATGGTAGATGGCAAAGAAAAAGTGTATAAACTCATCAAGAAGTAA
- a CDS encoding glycoside hydrolase family 28 protein has protein sequence MRYKKLLFALPSLALVAVLLQSSKFADEPKVWTSANQPLHEIEALRRQIKAPVFKNKDYNVLDFGAKGDGVTKNTAAFKKAIESCNAAGGGRVVVPAGKFFTGPVYLKSNVNLYLSEGATIIFSKDKKDYPLALVRWEGMDCMNYTSQIYAYHEKNIAITGTGTIDGNASDLDWWVWKGSAEHGWKPGLPNQKTGRDSLHTLMHNKVDARKRIFGDGYYLRPYMIQPYECQNLLISGVKLINSPMWFIGPVMCDNVIVERVSINSHGPNTDGCDPDACRNVLIKDCYFNTGDDCIAIKSGRDEDGRAFGRPAENHLIEGCRMEDGHGGVVIGSEIAGGARNIYAINCQMSSPDMDIILRIKTSSSRGGIIQNVFMDNINVGIYKTAAVHCNMFYEKPGNFMPVIRNVWVQNLDVNQGGTYGVFVNAYKESPVQNLKLINCNIRNVKTPVKVDYVKDMEFKNVTVNGKTLSAK, from the coding sequence ATGCGTTACAAAAAGCTTCTGTTTGCCTTGCCCTCGTTGGCTCTGGTTGCTGTTTTATTGCAGTCGTCAAAATTTGCAGATGAACCAAAAGTATGGACATCAGCTAATCAACCTCTGCATGAAATTGAAGCTTTACGCCGGCAAATTAAGGCACCCGTATTTAAAAATAAAGATTATAATGTTTTAGATTTTGGTGCCAAAGGTGATGGAGTAACTAAAAATACAGCTGCTTTTAAAAAAGCGATAGAAAGTTGTAATGCCGCAGGTGGCGGCCGGGTTGTAGTACCGGCCGGTAAATTCTTTACCGGGCCAGTATACCTCAAAAGCAACGTAAACCTTTACCTAAGCGAGGGTGCCACCATTATATTTAGTAAAGATAAAAAAGATTACCCCCTAGCTTTGGTGCGCTGGGAAGGTATGGATTGCATGAATTACACTTCGCAGATTTATGCTTACCATGAAAAAAATATAGCCATTACCGGCACTGGCACCATCGATGGTAATGCGAGCGATTTGGACTGGTGGGTATGGAAAGGAAGCGCCGAACATGGCTGGAAACCAGGCTTACCAAACCAGAAAACCGGACGCGACAGTCTGCACACTTTAATGCACAATAAAGTAGATGCCCGCAAGCGCATTTTTGGTGATGGCTATTATTTGCGCCCTTACATGATTCAGCCTTACGAATGCCAGAATTTGCTCATTTCGGGCGTTAAACTTATTAACTCGCCTATGTGGTTTATAGGGCCTGTAATGTGCGATAATGTAATTGTCGAGAGGGTTTCAATTAATTCGCATGGGCCAAACACCGATGGTTGCGACCCTGATGCCTGCCGCAACGTGCTTATCAAAGATTGCTACTTTAACACAGGTGATGACTGTATTGCCATAAAGTCCGGGCGGGACGAAGATGGCCGTGCTTTTGGTCGCCCGGCCGAAAACCACCTGATTGAGGGTTGCCGCATGGAAGACGGACATGGCGGCGTGGTAATAGGCAGCGAAATTGCCGGTGGCGCCCGTAATATATACGCCATTAACTGCCAGATGAGCAGCCCGGATATGGATATTATTTTGCGCATCAAAACCAGTTCATCACGTGGTGGAATTATACAGAACGTGTTTATGGATAACATTAATGTAGGCATTTATAAAACGGCTGCTGTGCATTGCAACATGTTTTACGAAAAGCCGGGCAATTTTATGCCTGTTATACGTAATGTATGGGTTCAAAACCTTGACGTGAACCAAGGCGGAACTTATGGCGTGTTTGTAAATGCTTACAAAGAGTCGCCAGTACAAAATTTAAAATTGATTAACTGCAACATCCGCAACGTGAAAACGCCGGTGAAAGTTGATTATGTGAAAGATATGGAGTTTAAGAACGTGACGGTTAACGGTAAAACGCTTAGCGCTAAATAA
- a CDS encoding response regulator → MPLKNLSSDYASYSAQYRADSKKRSDRFAEFFLIGYFLVGLILASFYDTWLMAISIGGLSLLAYYSVKLALPNSTLCQYVFSAVLGIFMAQFIYQMHGMFEMHFFAFIGSAILITYQNWKLQLPILVVVGVHHALFSYLQNSGVDGIFFTQLNYFDVQTFVVHILLTAIIFFVCGLWAYELKRTNEKQIMQTVTMKELEKEAALSHERKVSHERLEMLNEELLTSNDQLDLSRREAEKANQAKSVFLATMSHEIRTPMNGVIGMSALLAETPLTDQQKMYTDTITNCGDSLLTVINNILDFSKIEAGSMDLEQEDFNLRACIEEVLDIFSTKVGDKGIEIAYYIEEDVPQQISGDKLRLHQVLTNLVGNAIKFTPEGEVVVKISRNEMQINGSFSLFFEVCDTGIGIPEEKQERLFKAFSQIDSSTTRKYGGTGLGLVISDKLVKLMGGEISVSSEAGMGSVFSFHIDVKEGKDAHIPYTVFDMSSQAGKKVLVIDDNLTNRTILDSQLRTWNLLPTSVSSGAEALFILAQDPVYHLVITDAQMPFMDGIQFTRLVKERHPAIPVILLSSIGDERKAENVHLFSYILTKPIKQYALSKYVLHSLQTSENATIAPTAHRKIPQDFSLRYPLDILIAEDNQINQKVISHMLQRMGYKPDLAEDGQIAINKIDSGNYNLLLMDVQMPNTDGLEATRMIRKMAISQPVIIALTANALTGDREICLAAGMDDYIGKPVKPEELMHKLSQWAQTLATGRINQLLAEPSELTEPQ, encoded by the coding sequence ATGCCCCTAAAAAATCTAAGTTCTGATTATGCTTCTTACAGTGCCCAATACCGCGCCGATTCAAAAAAACGGTCAGACCGGTTTGCGGAGTTTTTTCTCATAGGCTATTTTTTGGTCGGACTGATACTGGCCAGCTTTTACGATACCTGGCTTATGGCTATTTCAATCGGCGGCTTGTCATTGTTGGCCTATTATTCGGTAAAATTAGCGCTGCCTAACTCAACGCTATGCCAATATGTATTTAGTGCTGTTTTGGGCATCTTTATGGCTCAGTTTATATACCAGATGCATGGCATGTTCGAGATGCACTTTTTTGCCTTTATTGGTAGCGCTATCCTGATCACGTATCAAAACTGGAAATTGCAATTACCCATACTGGTAGTGGTTGGTGTACACCATGCGTTATTCAGCTACCTGCAAAACTCGGGAGTAGACGGCATTTTTTTTACGCAACTCAATTACTTTGATGTACAAACCTTTGTAGTGCACATATTGCTCACAGCCATTATATTCTTTGTTTGTGGTCTATGGGCTTACGAACTAAAACGGACGAACGAGAAGCAGATTATGCAAACCGTGACCATGAAAGAGCTTGAAAAAGAAGCTGCCCTAAGCCATGAGCGTAAAGTAAGCCATGAGAGGCTGGAAATGCTAAACGAAGAGCTCCTGACTTCAAATGATCAGCTCGATTTGTCGCGCCGGGAAGCAGAAAAGGCAAACCAGGCAAAAAGCGTGTTCTTGGCTACCATGAGCCACGAAATACGCACACCAATGAATGGAGTGATTGGCATGTCGGCCCTTTTAGCCGAAACACCGCTTACCGATCAGCAAAAAATGTACACCGATACTATCACCAACTGCGGCGATAGCTTGCTCACGGTGATCAACAACATCCTTGATTTTTCGAAAATTGAAGCTGGTAGCATGGATTTGGAGCAGGAAGATTTTAATTTGAGGGCTTGCATAGAAGAAGTACTGGACATATTTAGTACCAAGGTAGGCGACAAGGGTATCGAAATAGCCTATTATATAGAGGAAGATGTGCCTCAACAAATATCTGGAGACAAATTACGGCTGCACCAGGTATTGACCAACCTGGTGGGTAATGCCATTAAGTTTACACCGGAGGGTGAAGTTGTTGTTAAGATCAGCAGAAACGAGATGCAAATTAACGGCTCCTTTTCACTTTTTTTTGAGGTGTGTGATACCGGGATAGGCATCCCGGAAGAAAAGCAGGAGCGTTTGTTTAAAGCCTTTAGCCAAATTGACTCTTCTACCACCCGGAAATACGGAGGTACTGGTTTGGGCTTGGTTATTTCAGACAAATTGGTAAAACTCATGGGCGGAGAAATCAGCGTTAGTAGTGAAGCCGGTATGGGATCAGTTTTCTCTTTTCACATTGATGTTAAAGAAGGTAAAGATGCACACATCCCGTACACTGTTTTCGATATGTCATCACAAGCAGGCAAAAAAGTTCTGGTGATTGATGATAATCTGACCAACCGAACTATTCTGGATAGCCAGCTCCGTACCTGGAACTTGTTGCCTACAAGCGTATCATCAGGCGCCGAAGCTTTGTTTATACTGGCTCAGGATCCGGTGTATCACCTCGTCATCACAGATGCACAGATGCCTTTTATGGATGGCATACAATTTACAAGGCTGGTTAAAGAACGTCACCCTGCCATTCCGGTTATTTTATTAAGCTCAATTGGGGATGAGCGCAAGGCCGAAAACGTGCATCTGTTTAGCTACATCCTTACTAAACCAATTAAGCAGTATGCATTAAGTAAATATGTTTTACATAGTTTGCAAACCAGCGAAAACGCCACTATTGCACCAACAGCCCATCGTAAAATACCTCAAGATTTTAGCTTGCGCTACCCGTTGGATATATTGATAGCTGAAGATAACCAAATCAATCAAAAAGTAATTTCGCACATGCTGCAACGCATGGGTTATAAACCAGATCTGGCCGAAGATGGGCAAATTGCCATAAATAAAATAGACTCCGGCAACTATAACTTGCTGTTGATGGACGTGCAGATGCCAAACACTGATGGTCTTGAAGCAACCCGCATGATTAGAAAAATGGCAATATCGCAGCCAGTAATTATTGCGCTGACAGCCAATGCCTTAACTGGTGATCGCGAGATCTGCCTTGCTGCCGGCATGGATGATTATATCGGTAAACCGGTAAAACCTGAAGAATTGATGCATAAGCTGTCGCAATGGGCACAAACATTAGCCACCGGAAGAATTAACCAATTGTTAGCAGAGCCAAGCGAATTGACAGAACCTCAATAA
- a CDS encoding redoxin domain-containing protein, which translates to MAVASLFWYNDYIYNLPTPVPAGYVKVNTGQHIKLGKSIAPKNGKPLLLHFFNPDCPCSRFNIKHFKTLISTYGDQTNFVVVLMNNSKYSAAQVKEKFNLSVPVIDDAPLAKSCGVYSTPQAAIIDVQGKLYYRGNYNTTRYCTNTKTEFARIALDSLLNHKGPGRFNRLAATAYGCSLPKCIK; encoded by the coding sequence ATGGCGGTCGCCAGCCTATTTTGGTACAACGACTATATTTATAATCTACCTACCCCCGTACCAGCTGGTTATGTCAAGGTAAACACAGGTCAGCACATTAAATTAGGTAAAAGCATTGCTCCTAAAAATGGTAAGCCTCTTTTGTTACACTTTTTCAACCCAGATTGCCCTTGCTCGAGGTTCAACATCAAACATTTCAAAACGCTGATATCTACCTATGGTGACCAAACCAATTTTGTAGTGGTTTTAATGAATAACAGCAAGTATAGTGCAGCACAGGTTAAAGAAAAGTTTAATCTCAGCGTTCCGGTTATAGACGATGCACCCCTGGCAAAAAGCTGTGGTGTTTACTCAACCCCGCAAGCCGCTATTATAGACGTTCAAGGCAAGCTCTATTACCGGGGCAATTATAACACAACTCGATACTGCACAAATACGAAAACGGAGTTTGCCCGCATAGCGTTAGACTCACTTTTAAACCATAAAGGCCCTGGCCGTTTTAACCGGTTAGCTGCTACGGCTTACGGCTGCAGTTTGCCAAAATGTATTAAGTAA